In the genome of Pseudomonas sp. P5_109, one region contains:
- a CDS encoding zinc-binding dehydrogenase, with amino-acid sequence MKALQGVDGQVVWVDEPSPACDVGQVRIRVAASGLNRADLLQKAGLYPPPPGASQVLGLECSGVISEVGAGSSWQVGDRVCALLAGGGMAEEVVVDGRHVLPVPDGVSLVEAAALPEVYATVWLNLFQLAALKPGQKVLLHAGASGIGSAAIQLCKAFGNPCWVSVGSAERLAYCEALGAQGGVVRDGNLESLRDLGPFDVILDPVGGNYSALNLKLLAQDGRWVLIGLMGGREAKLDLAQVLAKRVQLLGSTLRSRDDQFKADLFSDLSQHVWPLFAEGRLSPQLARTFPIKDAEAAFAELASNTVAGKVVLVIDESLS; translated from the coding sequence GTGAAAGCATTGCAAGGCGTTGACGGTCAAGTGGTGTGGGTTGATGAACCGAGTCCTGCGTGCGATGTAGGACAAGTTCGTATACGAGTGGCGGCATCGGGCCTCAATCGCGCCGATTTGTTGCAGAAAGCCGGTCTATACCCGCCACCACCAGGGGCCAGCCAAGTGCTCGGTCTAGAGTGCTCGGGGGTGATCAGCGAGGTCGGCGCCGGGTCCTCCTGGCAGGTTGGCGATCGGGTTTGCGCCTTGCTGGCCGGGGGCGGGATGGCCGAAGAGGTGGTTGTCGACGGGCGGCATGTGCTGCCGGTTCCCGACGGAGTGTCACTGGTCGAAGCGGCGGCATTGCCCGAAGTTTATGCAACAGTCTGGTTGAATTTGTTTCAACTGGCTGCGCTCAAGCCGGGTCAGAAGGTTCTGCTGCACGCGGGAGCAAGTGGAATCGGTTCAGCGGCCATTCAGCTGTGCAAGGCCTTCGGCAATCCGTGCTGGGTCAGTGTCGGTTCCGCCGAGCGGCTGGCGTACTGCGAAGCGCTGGGTGCCCAGGGCGGCGTGGTGCGTGACGGTAATCTGGAAAGCTTGCGGGACCTGGGGCCGTTCGACGTGATTCTCGATCCGGTGGGCGGCAATTACTCGGCATTGAACCTCAAGCTGCTGGCCCAGGATGGCCGCTGGGTGCTGATCGGCCTGATGGGCGGCCGCGAGGCCAAGCTCGATCTGGCCCAGGTACTGGCCAAGCGCGTGCAGTTGCTGGGCTCGACCCTGCGCAGCCGTGATGATCAGTTCAAGGCCGATCTGTTCAGTGATCTAAGCCAGCACGTGTGGCCGTTGTTTGCCGAGGGGCGCTTGAGCCCGCAACTGGCCAGGACATTCCCGATCAAGGATGCGGAGGCCGCGTTTGCCGAGCTGGCGAGCAATACCGTGGCGGGGAAGGTGGTGTTGGTGATTGACGAGAGTCTGAGCTGA